The following nucleotide sequence is from Futiania mangrovi.
TCCGGCGGTCGTGAAGGCGCTGCGCCCGCATACGGCGAAGACCTTCGACGTCCACCTGATGATCGATCCCGTCGACCCGTACCTCGAAGCTTTCGCGGAGGCGGGCGCCGACATCATCACGGTCCACGCGGAGGTGCCGAAGCATCTCGACCGCACGCTGCAGGCGGTCCGCGCGCTCGGCAAGAAAGCGGGCGTCTCGCTGAACCCGGCGACGCCGGAGACGGTGCTCGACTACGTCATGGACCGGGTGGACCTGATCCTCGTCATGTCGGTCAACCCGGGCTTCGGGGGGCAGTCGTTCCTGCGCTCGCAACTGCCCAAGATCGCCCGCATCCGGGAGATGATCGGCAACCGCGACATCCGGCTGGAGGTCGACGGCGGGGTGACGCCGGACACCGCGCGCGAGGTGCTGGCCGCGGGCGCGGACACGCTGGTCGCGGGCTCGGCGGTCTTCAAGGGCGGCACGCCCGAAGCCTATGCCGCCAACATCGCCGCGCTGAAGGCCGCGGGCCGCGAAACGCGCGAGGCCTGAGCGCTCAGCGCGCGAGGCGGGCGGCGCTCAGGGGCAGCGTCGCGATGAAGAGGATGAGCGAAGCCACGACGATCGACGGGCCCGAGGGCGTGTCGAACTGCAGCGAGGCGAGCAGTCCCGCGACCACCGAGACCGCGCCGAAGACGGCGGCGATGGCGGCCATCCCCTCCGGCGAGCGGGCGAAGGGCCGGGCAGAGGCCGCAGGCACCACGAGCAGTGCCGTCACCAGCAGCACGCCCACGATGCGGATCGCGATGGCGACTGCGGCGGCCATCAGCAACAGCAGCAGCAGGCGGTAGAGTTCGACCCGAACGCCCTCCGCCGCCGCGAGGTCGGGGTCGACGGTCGCCGCGAGGAGCGCCCGCCAACTGAAGACCACAATTCCGAGGAGAGCTGCGCCCCCGATCCAGAGGGCGACGACCTCGCCCCGGCCCACCGACAGGATGTCGCCGAAGAGATAGGCCATGAGGTCGGTGCGAACGCCCGGCAGGAAGGCCAGCACCACGAGGCCCACCGCCAGTGTCCCGTGCGCGAGGATGCCGAGGAAGGCGTCCGGCGGGATCTCCACGCGCCGCTCCAGCAGCCAGAGCGCGACGGCGATGGCGAGCGCCGCGGCGAGCACGCCCGCCCGGATGTCGAGGTCGAACGCAAGGCCGAGCGCGACGCCCAGGAGCGCGCCGTGCGCCAGCGTGTCGCCGAAGAACGCCATCCGCCGCCAGACGACGAGGCAGCCGAGCGGGGCAAGCGCGATGGCGAGCGCCAGGCCGGCGAGCATCGCGCGCACGAAGAAGGCGTCGGTCAGACCGGCGAGGATGCTCATGCCCCGCCCTCCGGCCCGTGCTTGTGGCCGTGAACGTGCTCGTGCGCGAGGTCGTGATGATGGCCGTGCGCGTCGACGATGTCGCCGGTCAGGTCGTGCTCGTGATCGTGGGCGTGCGCGTAGAGCGCGTAGGTGCCCGCGGCCTTCGGCCCGAACAGGCGCAGGAATTCCTTGTCCCGGCTGACCGTTCGCGGCGCCCCGGTGCAGCAGACGTGCCCGTTGAGGCAGACCACGCGGTCGGTTGCCGCCATGACGACGTGCAGGTCATGGCTGACCAGCAGGATGCCGCAGCCGTGGCGGTCGCGGATCTCGCCGATCAGATCGTAGAGCGCCGCTTCGCCCGCGAAATCGACGCCCTGCACGGGCTCGTCGAGGACCATGAGTTGCGGCCGCGCGATCAGCGCGCGGGCCAGCAGTACGCGCTGCAGTTCCCCGCCCGAAAGCGTGTGGGCGGGCGCGTCGATCAGTTGCGCGACGCCGGTCTCGTCGAGCGCCGCGTGAACCTCGGACCGGGAGGCCCGCACCGTCAGCGTCATCAGCCGGTGGACGGGCAGCGGCAGGGTGCGCGGCACGGTGAAGCGCTGGGGCACATAGCCCACGGTCAGGCCGGGCGCCCGCACGATCTCGCCCTCGGTCCGCTTCTCAAGCCCGAGGAGCGTGCGCACGACCGTCGTCTTGCCGCCGCCGTTCGGGCCGATCAGGGTGACGATTTCCCGCTCCGCCACCTCGAGGTCCACGTGGCGGACGAGCCAGCGCCCGCCGCGGCGGACGCCGAGATCCTGCGTCGCGATCAGCGTGGCCGCGTCCGTTTGCCGGCTCTCAGGCATGCGAAGGGCTGGGGCGGCGGTCATGGGCGTGCCTCGGTGCAGGCCGCGCAGCGCCCCGCGACCTCGATAACGGGGTCGTGGATCTCGAACCCTTCCTCGCGGGCGGCCTTGCCGATTGCGGCCATGACTCCGCGGTCGGCGATCTCCGCCACGGTCCCGCACCGCTCGCACACCAGGAATTGGGGCCCGTGCCGCGCGCCGGGATGGGCGCAGGCGATAAAGGCGTTCGCCCGCTCGATCCGGTGGACGAGACCCTGCGCCTGCAGGAAGTCGAGCGCCCGGTAGACCGAGATGGCAGCCGGGCGGCGGCCGCGTTCGGCCATGCGCTCGATGATCTCGTAGGCGCCTGTGGCGCGGTGTTCCGAAAGCAGGGTTTCCAGCACCTGGCGGCGCAGCACGGTCAGCCGCTCTCCCCGCCTCGCGCAAAGGTCTTCGGCTGCGTCGAGGCCGGCCGCGATGCAGGCCGCGTGGTCGTGCGCGTCGGAGGGGAAGGCGTGGGTGGTCATGGATGGGTCCGGTGCTGTCCGGCCACCCTCGCACAGTGCGCGGCGCGGGTCATCTCCGGATCGCTTGACATGTTATGTTGTAACATCTACCTCCGGACATCATTCGTCAAGCACCGGCGATCGCGCCGTTTCCCGGGGGAGTTCCGTACATGAGCCCATTCCGCCTGTCCGTTCCCGCCATCCTGGGCCTGGCCTTCTGGGCCACGCCGGCCGTAGCGGCGCCGCCCGCGACCGTCGCCACGATCCTGCCCGTCCATTCCATCGTGTCGGCGGTGATGGCGGGCGTGGCCGAGCCGCACCTGCTGATCGACGGGGCAGGCTCGCCGCACGCCTATTCGCTCAAGCCCTCCGACGCGCGGGCGCTGGAACAGGCGGGGCTGGTCGTCTGGGTGGGCGAGGGGCTGGAGACGTTCCTTGAGCGTCCCCTGTCGACGCTGTCGGCGAAGGCAGCGGTCCTGACGCTGGAGGAGATCGAGGGGATCGAGCTCCTGCCGATCCGCGAGGGCGGAGCGTGGGAAGGCCACGCCCACGATCATGGCGGTCACGACCATAAGAAGGGGCACGACCATAAGAAGGGGCACAGCCACAAGGCGGAGGCGCACAAGGGTCACGGCCACGCAGAAGATGCCGTCGACACCCATCTCTGGCTCGACCCGATGAACGGCAAGCGGATCGCGGCGGAGGTCGCCGAGACGCTCGCCCAACTCGACCCCGCCAATGCCGACACCTACCGCCGCAACGCGGAAACCTATGCCGCGCGCCTCGACGCGCTCGACGCCGAGATCGAGGAGATGCTGCATCCTGTCGAGGACCGGCCCTACGTCGTCTTTCACGACGCCTATCAGTATTTCGAGGCGCACTACGGTCTGAACGCGCGGGGCGCGGTGACCTTGAGCCCCGACCGCGCGCCGGGGGCGGAGCGGCTGCGCGAGGTGCGCCACGCCATCGAGGAGAGCGGGGCCGTCTGCATCTTCGCCGAGCCGCAGTTCTCGCCGCGCGTGCTCGACGTGGTGACGGAGGGCCTGGACGTGAAGACGGGTGTGCTCGACCCTCTGGGGGCCGAGCTGGCACCCGGTCCCGACGCCTATCCGCAGATGCTGCGGAACCTGGCGGTGGCGCTGAAGGACTGCCTCGGCTGAGGGGAAGCCGGGCGCTCAGGCGACCGGGTCGGAAATGACCTCGATCCGGTCGTCGCGTACCGCATTGAAGAAGCAGTTGGGCCGGTTCGTGTGGCAGGCCGGCCCGGTCTGCGCGACCAGCACCAGCACCGTGTCGCCATCGCAGTCGTAGCGGAACTCCACGAGCCGCTGGACGTGGCCGGAGCTTTCGCCCTTGCGCCACAGCGCGCCGCGCGACCGCGACCAATAGGTGATGCGCCCCGTGCGCAGCGTCTCCGCTATCGCTTCCGCGTTCATCCAGGCCATCATCAGGACCTCGCCCGTGCCGGCGTCCTGCGCGATGGCGGGGACCAGGCCCTTGTCGTTGAAGGCGAGCGCGTCCAGAACCGCGGCCACCGTCGCGTCCGACGCGGTCGGCTGGGCGGGAAGCGGGCTTTCGGGGCCGAAGTCTGCGGGCATGGGCGTCGCTCCCGGGTGCGCGTGAAAACGGGCGGGGAGCATGTGCATCCCCGCCCGTGTCCGTCAAGCGCGTCCGTCAGGCCGGCGCGTGCCTCATGCCCCGTACCCCAGGTCCTTCAGCGTCTCGCCGATCTCGTCGAGGACGGCGGGGTCCTCGATGGTGGCGGGCATCTTCCATTCCGACCCGTCGGCGATCTTCTGGATCGTCGCGCGCAGGATCTTGCCCGACCGCGTCTTGGGCAGGCGGTTCACGACCGCGCAGGTCTTGAACGCGGCGACCGGGCCGATCTTCTCGCGCACCAGCGCCACGCACTCCTTCGTGACCGTCTCCGGCGGGGTGTTGGTCCCAGCCTTCAGCACGACGAAGCCAACCGGCACCTGGCCCTTCATCCGGTCGGCGGCGCCCACCACCGCGCACTCGGCCACGTCCGGGTGCTGGGCCAGAACCTCCTCCATCCCGCCGGTGGACAGGCGATGGCCGGCGACATTGATCACGTCGTCGGTGCGCGCCATCACGTGGATGTAGCCGTCGGCGTCCATGATGCCGGCGTCACCCGTCTCGTAATAGCCGGGGAAGTGCGAGAAATAGGCCGAAACATAGCGGTCGCGCGCGTTCCACAGCGTCGGGAAGGCGGCGGGCGGCAGCGGCAGCTTCGCGCAGATCGCGCCGATGGTGCCGCGAGGGACCTCGTGCCCGTCCTCGCCCAGCACACGCACGTCCCAGCCGGGCGCGGGCCGCGTGGGCGAGCCGGGCTTCACCGGCAACTCCTCGATCCCCATGCAGTTCGCAGCGATGGACCAGCCCGTCTCGGTCTGCCACCAATGGTCGATCACCGGGATCTGCAGCTTTTCCTGGCACCATTCGAGCGTGTTCGGATCGCACCGCTCGCCCGCGAGGAAGAAGGTGCGCAGCTTCGACAAGTCGTACTTCGCCAGTTCCTTGCCGTCGGGGTCCTGCTGGCGGATGCCGCGGATCGCCGTCGGCGCGGTGAACATGACGGAGACGCCGTGTTCGGCGCACACGCGCCAGAACGCGCCAGCGTCGGGCGTGCCGACGGGCTTGCCCTCATACATGATGCTGGTGCAGCCGTGCAGCAGCGGCCCGTAGATGATGTAGGAGTGACCGACGACCCAGCCGATGTCGGAGGCGGCCCAGTAGACCTCCCCCGGCTCGACACCATAGACCGCGCGCATGGAATATTTCAGCGCCACTGCGTGCCCGCCGTTGTCGCGCACGATGCCCTTGGGCTGCCCGGTCGTGCCGGAGGTGTAGAGCACGTAGAGCGGGTCTTCCGACTTCACCGGCACGCAAGGCGCTGGTTCGGCGCCCGCCAGCGCCTCGTCCCAGTCGATGTCGCGGCCCTCCGTCAAGGCCGCGGCGACCTGCGGGCGCTGCAGGACGATGCAGGCCTCGGGCTTGTGTTTTGCCAGTTCGATGGCCCTGTCGAGCAGGGGCTTGTATTCGACGACGCGCGTGGGCTCGATCCCGCAGGAGGCGGAGATCACCACCTTCGCCGCAGAGTCGTCGATACGCACCGCCAGTTCGTTCGCCGCGAAGCCGCCGAACACGATGGAGTGGATCGCCCCGAGCCGGGCGCAGGCCAGCGCCGCAGCCACCGCCTCCGGCACCATCGGCATGTAGATCACGACGCGGTCGCCCTTGGCGACGCCGAGGCCCTTGAGTACGCCCGCGAGCCGCGCCGTCATGTCGAGCAGCTCGTCATAGGTCAGCGTGCGCTTCGACTGCGTGACCGGGCTGTCGTGGACGATTGCGGCCTGCGCGCCGCGGCCCGCCTTCACGTGGCGGTCGAGGCAGTTCCAGCAGGTGTTCATCTCGCCGCCGACGAACCAGCGCGTCGTTGGGGCGTCGCTCGTGTCGCAGACCGTATCCCAGGGGCGGAACCAGTCGATGTCGGCCGCGGCCTTCGCCCAGAAGGCCTCCGGCTGCTCGATCGACTCCCGCCACACCCGTTCGTAATCGCCCTTGGCCATGCCTCGCCTCCCTTGCCCGCCGGCGGGGCCGGCGTTCTGCGTTCGCTTTGCCTAGGGTTTTAGCGGGCTGACGTCCGCGCGAAAACCCAGACGAAGGTTCGGCATGGCAGGCAGGAGTGTCAGGCGGCGCAGCTCGCAGGAACCCGGGGGGCAGCAGGGGTGCGCGGATGTGCCCCCGCGGGGGTGAGGCGGCGGACCGAACCCGCCGACCGCGCGGGCAGCACGATGCTGGCGATCGTGCCCTTGCCGGGTGTGCTGTCGATGCGCAGCCGCCCGCCGTGCAATTCGGCGATGCGGGTGGCGAAGGGGATGCCTATGCCGGTGCCGCCGTGCCGCTTCGTCCAGCTTTCGTCGCCCTGGGTCAGGATCGAGCGGGCCGTCCGGATCTGGGCCGGGTCCATGCCGCGTCCATTGTCGCGGATGCAGACCGCGAGGCGGCCATCTTCCGTGACCGTGCAATAGACGCCGACCTTTCCCCCCGGCGGTGTGAAGGCAACGGCGTTGGCGAGGAGATGCCAGATGGCGCGCTGCAGCCGGCGGGAATCGGCTTCGAGTTCCGCCGGAAGGTTGGGTGCCGCCTTCACCGAGACATGGACGCACCCTGCCGCTGCCGCGCCGCGCACCTGTGCGGCAGCCGCGCGGACGATCTCGAGCGGGTCGGCGCTGTCGAGCATGAGGGCGTCCTCGCGCGCGTCACATTCGGTCAGGGTCAGGATGTCGTCGATCATGCCGAGGAGATAGCGCCCGCTCTCCTGGATGTGGTTTGCATAGTCCATGTAGTTGTCATGGCCGAGCGGTCCGAACGTCTGCCGGCGCATCACGTCGGACATGCCGATCACCGCGTTGAGCGGCGTGCGCAATTCGTGGCTCATGTTCGTGAGGAACTGCGCGCGGGCGAGGTTGGCGCGTTCTGCCGCCTCCTGCGCTTCGCGGGCGGCGGCGATCGCGGCCTCGCGCGATTGCACCTCGGTGCGGAAGCGCTCCATCATCTGCTGGTACCAGACCGTGAGTACGTCCGGTTCTGCATTGCAGCGCCGGGCGAGGAGGCGCAACTCCTCCGCCGACAGGGGATCTTCGGCGCGTTCGGCCGCGCTCTCGAAAATCGCGCCGGGGTTGACGTGCGTGCGCTGGCGGCGGGCCAGGGCAAAGCCGATGGCGCCGCCAAATGCCGCGGCTAGGACGAGGATCGACAGCGGGCCGAGCGGCAGCAACAGGGACGCGAAGGCACCGCCGAACGCAGCCCCGGCTACCAGTTTGGCGCACCGGGCCGCGTCGCGGTCTTCCCGCAGCATTTCCCACAGACGCAACATCAGGCCTCCACGCGACCCGCCCGGGATACTCTTCCATCTCCAGTTTCGGGTGAAACTGCAAACAAAGAATAAACCTGAAGGCGAGTCGCGTGGGTCGCCTGCTCCCGCGTCAGTAGTAGATCCGGTCCGGCATGTCTCCGAACGCGAGATCCGCGGTCCTGTTCGTCATGGCCAGGATCGGGTCCATCTGGCCCACCCCGTTGTGGCCGATGCCGGTCAGCGTGTGCCAGGCCTCGTGCACTGCGATCCGCGCCGCGGTGAAGGGGGCGGCCCCTTCTGCCGAAGCGTAGGTCCTGTCCTCGTCCGCGAAGTCGACGAACATCTTCGATCCGTCAACCAGCGCACGGCTGCCGCCGATGCCCGTTCCGGTCTCCACCTCGATCGTCCGGCCCTCTGCTGCCGCCTGATCGACATAGGCAGCGAATTCCGGATCCGCCAGATAGGCCTGCTCGAGCGAGTTCGCGATCTCGCCTGCGCGTTCGCCCTGAACGTTGAAGACGCCCAGCGCGTTCGCCTGCGTGGCGGTGGGGTCGTTCGACCCCATCATCCCGGCAGGTCCGCAGCCTCCGGGTCCGCAGGCATCCGCGCCCCCGAACCCGGCGCCCGCGAAGCCTGCGCCTGGCCCACCATGGCTATGTCCTGCACCGCCATGGGTATGCCCAGCACCCCCATGACCGCCTGCGCCGAATGCACTCATGTAACTCTGGAAATCGTTCGCGTCGGAAAACCCACCACCATGCGAGTGCCCGACCGCGTTCCCACCAGCACCGTAGCTGTTCACGTGAAAACCGACCATTGAGCTCTACCCTTACAAGACACAGGGAAAACTGTCCCTAAATTGGACATTAACCTAGGCTCTTGCGAGGTGGAAGCAAAAAAATCCCGCAGATGCGTCGTGCGCCGTTCCAAAAAAGGACGTTTCGCTTATTCGGCCGCCTCGGCCAGCGGTGCCGGATCGGGGGCCCGTGCCGTCAGCCGGGCGCGCAGCTTCGCCTCCTCCGTGCGCACGCGCTCCAGTGCGGCTTCCTTCACGTGCCCGAAGCCGCGGATCTGCTGTGGCAGGCGGGCCAGCGCGACGGCGGTCGCATGGGTACGGGCGTCGAGCGTGCCGAGGATGTCGGCGACGAGCTTCTCGTAATCCCGGATCAACTGGCGTTCCATCTTGCGCTCGGCCGTGCGGCCGAAGATGTCGAACGGCGTGCCCCGCAGCCGCTTCAGCTTCGCGAGCAGGCGGAAGACGCGCATCATCGCCGGGCCATACTCGCGCTTCACGAGCCGCCCGTTGCCGTCCCGCTTTGCCATGATCGGCGGGGCGAGGTGGAACTTCAGCGCATAGTCGCCCTCGAACATGTCGGCGATGCGGGCCTCGAAGCTGCCGTCGGTGTAGAGGCGCGCGACCTCGTACTCGTCCTTGTAGGCCATCAGCTTGAAGAGGCTGCGCGCGACCGCATCGGTCAGCGCCTCGCCGAGGCCGAGCGCCTTCTCCTTCTCCCGCACCTTGTCGACAAGCGCCTCGTAGCGGCGGGCATAGCGGCGCGACTGGTAGCCGGTCAGGAACTCCACCCGCCGGGCGATGACGTCGTCCAGCGTGCGGGCGATCGCCGTGCTGGCCGTGGCGGCCGGGGCGGGCGCTGCCAGCTTCTCGACCGCGGCGAGATCGTGCGCGGCGCGGCGGCCCCAGAGGAAGGCCTTGAGGTTCGCCTCGACCGCGACGCCGTTGAGGCGGATCGCCTCCTCGATGGAGGACCGCTTCAGCGCGATCAGCCCCTGCTGCCAGGCGAAGCCCAGCATGAACAGGTTGGTCGCGATGGAATCGCCCATCAGCCGCGTCGCGAGCGGGGTCGCGGGAACGAGATGCGTGTGACCCTCACCCAGCATGTCGCCCAGCTGCTTCTCGATCCGCGCGGTCGGAAGGTCGAAGTCGGCATTCTGGGTGAAGGCGCCGGTCATCGTCTTCTGGGTGTTCACGACGGCCTGCGTGTGCCCGGGCTTCAGCGTGGCCTGCACGCCGGAGGAACCCGCGACGACGATGTCGCAGCCGAGCAGCACGTCCGCGCCGCCCGCGGCGACGCGGATCGCCTGGATCTCGTCGGCGCTCGCCGCCAGCCGGATGTGCGAGACGACCGCGCCGCCCTTTTGCGCCAGGCCCGCCATGTCGAGCACGCCGCAGCCCTTGCCCTCAAGGTGCGCCGCCATGCCCATCAGCGCGCCGATGGTCACGACGCCGGTGCCGCCGATGCCGGTCACGACGATGGACTGGCGGCTGTCTGCGGGCAGGGCCGGTTCGGGCAGGGTGGGGAATGCGTCTGCGTCCGCGCCCGCAATGGCTCTGCCCTTTTTCAGCTTGCCGCCCTCGACCGTCACGAAGCTGGGGCAGAAGCCCTTGAGGCAGGAGAAGTCCTTGTTGCATGCGCTCTGGTCGATGGTCCGCTTGCGCCCGAACTCGGTTTCCAGCGGCGCGACGGCGACGCAGTTCGACTGCACGCCGCAATCGCCGCACCCCTCGCACACCAGGTCGTTGATGACCACGCGCTTGTCGGGGTCGGGGAAGGTGCCGCGCTTGCGCCGGCGCCGCTTCTCCGCCGCGCAGGTCTGGTCGTAGACGAGCACCGTCACACCGGGAATCTCGCGCAGCGACGTCTGCACGGCGTCGAGATCGTCGCGGCCGCTGATGTCGACCTCGGCCGGGAAGAAGCCCCTGGGATACTTTTGCGGCTCGTCGGAGACGACGCGCACGCGCTTCGCCCCCTCCGCCAGCACCTGGCGCACGATCATGTCGACCGTCAGCCCGCCGTCGTTCGGCTGGCCGCCGGTCATGGCGACCGCATCGTTGTAGAGGATCTTGTATGTGACGTTGACGCCCGCGGCGACCGCGGCGCGCAGCGCCATGATGCCGGAGTGGTTGTAGGTGCCGTCGCCCAGGTTCTGGAACACGTGGCCGGTCTTGGAGAACGGCGCCTCGCCGATCCAGTTCGCGCCCTCGCCACCCATCTGGGTGTAGCCGATCGTGTTCCGCTCCGGCATCAGCTGGACCATCCAGTGGCAGCCGATCCCGGCATAGGCGCGGCTGCCCTCCGGCACCTTGGTCGAGGAGTTGTGCGGGCAACCGGCGCAGAAATAGGGCGTGCGCGTCGCGATCTCCGCGATGCCCGTCCGCGCCGCCTCCGCCTTGCGGATCTCGTCGGCGCGGGCGCGGATCGCCGCGTCGTCGGCGTATTCGAGCACGCGGTCCGCGATGGCGAGGGCCACCATGTTCGGGTTGAGCGCGTCCTTGGCGGGCAGCAGGACGCGGCCTTCCTCGTCCTGCTTGCCGACGACCTGCGGCGCGCCGGCGCGGCCGTAGAGCGCGTCCTTCAACTGCCATTCGATGAGGGAGCGCTTCTCCTCCACGACGATCAGCTTGTCGAGGCCGAGCGCGAACTCCCGCACGCCCTCGGGCTCCAGCGGCCAGGGCATCGCCACCTTGTAGAGCGCGATGCCGAGGTTCGCGGCCTTCACCTCGTCGATACCGAGGTCGTCGAGCGCCTGGCGCACGTCGAGATAGGACTTGCCCGCCGTGACGATGCCGAGCCGCGGCGTCGCCCCGCCCCTGAAAACCGTCTTGTCGAGCCGGTTCGCCCGCGCGAACGCGCGCACGGCGGGCAGGCGGTAGTCGTGCAGCCGCGCCTCCTGCTCGATCGGCATCTCGAAGGCCTCGATATGCAGGCCGTTCGCAGGCTGGTCCACCTCCGGGTAGACGAGGTTCAGTCGTTCGGCATGCACCTCGATGCTCGCCGTCGCGTCGACCGTGTCCTTGACCAGCTTGAGCCCCGCCCAGGTGCCCGCAAAGCGCGACAAGGCCCAGCCGATAAGGCCGTAGTCCACGATCTCCTGCACGCCGCAGGGGTAGAGAATCGGGATCATCGCATCGACCAGCGCATAGTCGGACTGGTGCGCGGTCGTGGAGCTTTCGCAGGTGTGGTCGTCGCCCATCAGCACGAGGACGCCGCCGTTGGGCGCGGTGCCGGCGAGATTGCCGTGGCGAAGCACGTCGCCGGACCGGTCGACGCCCGGTCCCTTACCGTACCACATGGCGTAGACGCCGTCGTACTTGTTCTCGCCGCGCAGGTGCGCCTGCTGCGTGCCCCAGCAGGCAGTGGCGGCCAGGTCCTCGTTGATCGCGGCCTGGAAGACCACGTCGGCGTCCTTCAGCCAGGACTTCGCCTTCCACATCTGCTGGTCGACGGCGCCGAGGGGCGAGCCGCGGTAGCCCGTCACATATCCAGCGGTGTTCAGACCGGCCGCCTTGTCGCGCGCCTTCTGCATCAGCGCCAGGCGGACGATGGCCTGGGTTCCGGTGACGAAGATCCGGTCCTTCGTCACGTCGAACTTGTCGTCGAGAGAGACGGTCTCAGGCGCGCTCATGCTTCATGCTCCCTGTCCGCTGCGCCCGGTCGCCTGGGGGTGTCTGCTGTTCTTGTCCCCGGGTTGCCGCTGCTGGTCGCGTCGCGGGCCAACGAAACGTATCCTCACAGAACCTAGGGTCGGTCCAGCGGAAAAAAATGTCAATAGTGCTGACCTAATTTCGCAGATGGTTGGACCCGCACGGCAAAGGGGCGGAGGCCTTCGGGCGCTCCGCCCCCTGCTTTTCTCGTCGCCCGGCGAGGCGGCCTAGCCGAACAGCACGCTCGGCAGCCAGGTCGCGAGTTCCGGGAACGCCACCAGCAGGCCCAGCATGGTGAGCTGGATGACGATGAAGGGAATCACGCCCCGGTAGATGTCGCCCGTGCGCACGCCCGCCGGTGCCGCGCCGCGCAGGTAGAAGAGCGCGAAGCCGAACGGAGGCGTCAGGAACGACGTCTGCAGGTTGATCGCGAACATGACCCCAAGCCACACCGGATCGGAGAACGGGTAGACGTCCATCTTGAACAGGATCACCGACACGATCGGCACGACGATGAAGATGATCTCGATGAAGTCCAGGATGAAGCCCAGCAGGAACATCACCAGCATCACGACCAGCATCGCGCCCGCCGCGCCGCCCGGCATGTTCTCCAGCACGTGATGCACCGCGGCCTCGCCACCGAAGCCGCGGAACACCAGGCTGAAGATCGCCGCGCCGAACAGGATGACGAACACCATAGCGGTCGTTTCCATGGTGGAGTTGACGACCGTCCGCAGGATGCCCGTGCGCCACACCCGGCCGAGGCTGATCGCCAGGCCCCAGAGCAGCATCAGGCCGAGCGCCACGCAAAGGCCGATGCCGATCCAGTCGGTGAGTTCGTAGGCCGTCTTGGTGATGCGCACGTCCATGACCTGCGAGACGACCAGCATGCCGATGAGGCTGAGGCCGGCGAAATAGATCGGCCAGCCGTGCCGTTCGTCGAGACGCACGCCGGCAAGGAGGGTCGCGCCGATGGCGCCGACGCCCGCGGCCTCGGTCGGCGTCGCAATGCCCGCGAGGATCGAGCCCAGAACCGCAACGATCAGGATCACCGGCGGCACGAGGCTGTGTCCCAGGGAGCGCAGCAGGTCGGCCGTGCTCATCTCCTTTTCCAGCGGGGGCAGGGCAGGGCTGCTCGACGGCCGGATGATCGCCATGAACACCTGGTAGGTGATGTAGAGACCTACGAGAAGCAGACCCGGAATCAGCGCCGCCGCAAACAGGTCGCCGACCGAGACAGGCTGCGGCGAGAAATCGCCGATCGACATGCGTGCCTGCTGATAGACCGACGACAACTGGTCGCCCAGCAGGACCAGCACGATCGACGGCGGAATGATCTGGCCCAGCGTGCCCGCCGCGCAGATCGAACCCGTCGCGAGCTTCGGATCGTAGCCGTTCTTCAGCATCGTCGGCAGGGATAGCAGCGTCATGGTGACGACCGTCGCGCCCACGATGCCCGTAGACGCCGCCAGCAACGCGCCCACGATCGAGACCGAGATGCCGAGGCCGCCGCGCAGCGTGCCGAACATCCGGCCCATGGATTCCAGCATCTCTTCCGCGACGCGGGAGCGTTCCAGCATCACGCCCATGAACACGAACATCGGAACGGCCATCAGAAGCTCGTTCTGCAGCGTCCCGTTGAGGCGCTGTGCAACCGCCTGCAGGAAGGAGAAGCTGAAGATGCCCAGAAGCTCGCCGATCATTGCGAAGATGATCGAGACGCCGGCGAGCGTGAACGCCACCGGGAAGCCCAGCAGCAGACCCCCGATGAGGCAGAGGATCAGCGCGATGTTGAGAAAGTCGCCGGCGGTCATTGCACCGCTTCCTCCTTGCGTGCGGCCGGGCTCAG
It contains:
- a CDS encoding propionyl-CoA synthetase, which codes for MAKGDYERVWRESIEQPEAFWAKAAADIDWFRPWDTVCDTSDAPTTRWFVGGEMNTCWNCLDRHVKAGRGAQAAIVHDSPVTQSKRTLTYDELLDMTARLAGVLKGLGVAKGDRVVIYMPMVPEAVAAALACARLGAIHSIVFGGFAANELAVRIDDSAAKVVISASCGIEPTRVVEYKPLLDRAIELAKHKPEACIVLQRPQVAAALTEGRDIDWDEALAGAEPAPCVPVKSEDPLYVLYTSGTTGQPKGIVRDNGGHAVALKYSMRAVYGVEPGEVYWAASDIGWVVGHSYIIYGPLLHGCTSIMYEGKPVGTPDAGAFWRVCAEHGVSVMFTAPTAIRGIRQQDPDGKELAKYDLSKLRTFFLAGERCDPNTLEWCQEKLQIPVIDHWWQTETGWSIAANCMGIEELPVKPGSPTRPAPGWDVRVLGEDGHEVPRGTIGAICAKLPLPPAAFPTLWNARDRYVSAYFSHFPGYYETGDAGIMDADGYIHVMARTDDVINVAGHRLSTGGMEEVLAQHPDVAECAVVGAADRMKGQVPVGFVVLKAGTNTPPETVTKECVALVREKIGPVAAFKTCAVVNRLPKTRSGKILRATIQKIADGSEWKMPATIEDPAVLDEIGETLKDLGYGA
- a CDS encoding indolepyruvate ferredoxin oxidoreductase family protein; the protein is MSAPETVSLDDKFDVTKDRIFVTGTQAIVRLALMQKARDKAAGLNTAGYVTGYRGSPLGAVDQQMWKAKSWLKDADVVFQAAINEDLAATACWGTQQAHLRGENKYDGVYAMWYGKGPGVDRSGDVLRHGNLAGTAPNGGVLVLMGDDHTCESSTTAHQSDYALVDAMIPILYPCGVQEIVDYGLIGWALSRFAGTWAGLKLVKDTVDATASIEVHAERLNLVYPEVDQPANGLHIEAFEMPIEQEARLHDYRLPAVRAFARANRLDKTVFRGGATPRLGIVTAGKSYLDVRQALDDLGIDEVKAANLGIALYKVAMPWPLEPEGVREFALGLDKLIVVEEKRSLIEWQLKDALYGRAGAPQVVGKQDEEGRVLLPAKDALNPNMVALAIADRVLEYADDAAIRARADEIRKAEAARTGIAEIATRTPYFCAGCPHNSSTKVPEGSRAYAGIGCHWMVQLMPERNTIGYTQMGGEGANWIGEAPFSKTGHVFQNLGDGTYNHSGIMALRAAVAAGVNVTYKILYNDAVAMTGGQPNDGGLTVDMIVRQVLAEGAKRVRVVSDEPQKYPRGFFPAEVDISGRDDLDAVQTSLREIPGVTVLVYDQTCAAEKRRRRKRGTFPDPDKRVVINDLVCEGCGDCGVQSNCVAVAPLETEFGRKRTIDQSACNKDFSCLKGFCPSFVTVEGGKLKKGRAIAGADADAFPTLPEPALPADSRQSIVVTGIGGTGVVTIGALMGMAAHLEGKGCGVLDMAGLAQKGGAVVSHIRLAASADEIQAIRVAAGGADVLLGCDIVVAGSSGVQATLKPGHTQAVVNTQKTMTGAFTQNADFDLPTARIEKQLGDMLGEGHTHLVPATPLATRLMGDSIATNLFMLGFAWQQGLIALKRSSIEEAIRLNGVAVEANLKAFLWGRRAAHDLAAVEKLAAPAPAATASTAIARTLDDVIARRVEFLTGYQSRRYARRYEALVDKVREKEKALGLGEALTDAVARSLFKLMAYKDEYEVARLYTDGSFEARIADMFEGDYALKFHLAPPIMAKRDGNGRLVKREYGPAMMRVFRLLAKLKRLRGTPFDIFGRTAERKMERQLIRDYEKLVADILGTLDARTHATAVALARLPQQIRGFGHVKEAALERVRTEEAKLRARLTARAPDPAPLAEAAE
- a CDS encoding sensor histidine kinase → MLRLWEMLREDRDAARCAKLVAGAAFGGAFASLLLPLGPLSILVLAAAFGGAIGFALARRQRTHVNPGAIFESAAERAEDPLSAEELRLLARRCNAEPDVLTVWYQQMMERFRTEVQSREAAIAAAREAQEAAERANLARAQFLTNMSHELRTPLNAVIGMSDVMRRQTFGPLGHDNYMDYANHIQESGRYLLGMIDDILTLTECDAREDALMLDSADPLEIVRAAAAQVRGAAAAGCVHVSVKAAPNLPAELEADSRRLQRAIWHLLANAVAFTPPGGKVGVYCTVTEDGRLAVCIRDNGRGMDPAQIRTARSILTQGDESWTKRHGGTGIGIPFATRIAELHGGRLRIDSTPGKGTIASIVLPARSAGSVRRLTPAGAHPRTPAAPRVPASCAA